A region from the Carassius carassius chromosome 33, fCarCar2.1, whole genome shotgun sequence genome encodes:
- the LOC132114319 gene encoding H-2 class II histocompatibility antigen gamma chain-like, translated as MDEYQNQGLIQRVPSQETVVNRGGTGSSNAKALKVTGLTVLACLLLAGQGLTAYLVWGQKEHISALTTGQEKLKTELTRKMSGAPPKAMHLPMKSMPLLKDFSDESSDQTSKKSSVPLTKLQPIFTNQKEGTGQLDAARKKMQLPMASLPLLVDADEEVKSTPESAVEVQSKCQLESQKQMKPGFFKPQCDEQGNYQPMQCWHSTGYCWCVDKNGNEISDTRVRGRRPDCSQV; from the exons ATGGATGAGTATCAGAACCAGGGGCTGATTCAACGTGTGCCAAGCCAAGAAACCGTCGTGAACCGCGGTGGCACagg GAGCTCCAATGCAAAGGCACTGAAGGTGACCGGACTGACGGTCCTGGCCTGTCTTCTGCTGGCAGGACAGGGGCTGACCGCATACCTCGTCTGGGGTCAGAAGGAACACATCAGCGCTCTGACCACCGGCCAGGAGAAGCTGAAGACGGAGCTCACCAGAAAGATGTCCG GTGCTCCTCCAAAGGCGATGCATCTTCCCATGAAGAGCATGCCACTGCTGAAGGATTTCTCTGACGAGTCCTCTGACCAGACCTCCAAGAAGAGCAGCGTTCCTCTCACT aaACTGCAACCAATTTTCACAAACCAGAAAGAGGGCACCGGACAACTGGATG CTGCCAGAAAGAAGATGCAGCTGCCAATGGCGAGCCTGCCACTGCTGGTGGACGCGGATGAGGAGGTGAAAAGCACTCCTGAATCAG CTGTTGAGGTTCAGAGTAAGTGTCAGCTGGAGTCTCAGAAGCAGATGAAACCCGGCTTCTTCAAGCCTCAGTGTGACGAGCAGGGCAACTATCAGCCCATGCAGTGCTGGCACAGCACCGGATACTGCTGGTGTGTGGATAAAAACGGCAACGAGATCTCCGACACAAGAGTTCGTGGAAGAAGACCCGATTGCAGTCAAG tgtga